The proteins below come from a single Zhouia spongiae genomic window:
- the lysS gene encoding lysine--tRNA ligase → MQLSEQEIIRREKLEKLRDLGIDPYPANLYPVDHTSKQIKEAYEEGKKVVISGRLMSRRIQGKASFAELQDSEGRIQVYFNRDEICTGDDHTKYNEVYKKLLDIGDFIGVEGELFTTQVGEKTVMVKDFTLLSKTLRPLPIPKVDSEGNVYDEFNDPEQRYRMRYVDLVVNPKVKDVFVKRTKIMNTIRQFYNDMEFLEVETPILQPIPGGAAARPFVTHHNALNMPLYLRIANELYLKRLIVGGFDGVYEFAKDFRNEGMDRTHNPEFTVMEMYAAYKDYNWMMDTTEALLEKVAVELHGTSEVHLDGKKINYKAPYKRIGILDAIQEHTGYDLYQKPEDEVREACKALGIEVDETMGIGKMIDEIFGEKCEHLYVQPTFIIDYPVEMSPLTKKHRSKPGLTERFELIVNGKELANAYSELNDPIDQRERFEEQLKLSEKGDDEAMFIDQDFLRALEYGMPPTSGIGIGIDRLTMFMTDSHSIQDVLFFPQMKPERKQVALTEEEKAVFGLLKSNSPIGLNVLKDQSGLSNKKWDKTIKGLTKNNLARVNKTDNGLFVELAD, encoded by the coding sequence ATGCAACTTTCAGAGCAAGAAATTATAAGGAGAGAGAAACTCGAAAAGTTAAGAGATTTAGGTATTGATCCATATCCGGCCAATCTATACCCGGTAGATCATACATCAAAACAAATAAAAGAAGCATACGAAGAAGGTAAAAAGGTTGTTATCTCCGGCCGTTTAATGTCGAGACGTATTCAGGGGAAAGCATCTTTTGCTGAACTGCAGGATAGCGAAGGGCGCATCCAGGTATATTTTAACCGGGATGAAATATGCACCGGGGATGACCATACTAAATATAACGAGGTCTATAAAAAATTGCTTGACATAGGTGATTTTATCGGAGTTGAGGGAGAGCTTTTCACCACCCAGGTAGGGGAAAAAACCGTTATGGTTAAAGACTTTACACTTCTAAGTAAAACCTTAAGACCATTGCCTATTCCGAAAGTAGACAGTGAAGGAAATGTTTACGACGAATTTAATGATCCCGAACAGCGATACAGAATGCGTTATGTAGATCTTGTTGTTAACCCTAAGGTTAAGGATGTTTTTGTAAAAAGAACCAAGATCATGAATACCATTCGCCAGTTTTATAACGACATGGAATTCCTGGAGGTAGAGACTCCTATTTTACAGCCTATTCCGGGGGGTGCTGCTGCACGCCCGTTTGTAACGCATCACAACGCATTAAACATGCCTCTTTATTTAAGGATTGCCAATGAGCTTTACTTAAAAAGGCTGATCGTAGGCGGGTTTGACGGGGTTTATGAGTTTGCAAAAGATTTTCGTAATGAGGGGATGGACAGAACCCACAACCCCGAGTTTACGGTCATGGAAATGTATGCCGCTTATAAGGATTACAACTGGATGATGGATACTACCGAAGCTTTGCTTGAAAAGGTAGCTGTTGAACTTCATGGCACTTCTGAGGTTCATTTAGACGGAAAGAAAATAAACTACAAGGCACCATATAAGCGTATCGGTATTTTGGATGCTATTCAGGAACATACCGGTTATGACCTGTACCAAAAACCTGAAGATGAAGTCCGCGAAGCATGTAAAGCACTTGGTATCGAGGTTGACGAAACGATGGGTATCGGTAAAATGATCGACGAGATTTTTGGTGAGAAATGTGAACATCTTTATGTACAGCCGACCTTTATCATCGATTATCCGGTTGAGATGAGTCCGCTTACTAAAAAGCACCGTTCAAAACCGGGTCTGACCGAAAGGTTCGAATTGATCGTTAATGGTAAAGAACTGGCAAATGCTTATTCTGAATTAAACGATCCGATTGATCAGAGAGAACGTTTTGAGGAACAGCTAAAGCTTTCTGAAAAGGGAGATGACGAGGCTATGTTTATCGATCAGGATTTTTTACGTGCACTGGAATATGGTATGCCTCCTACGAGTGGAATCGGAATCGGGATAGACCGCCTGACCATGTTTATGACTGACAGTCATTCTATCCAGGATGTATTGTTCTTCCCTCAGATGAAACCTGAACGTAAACAGGTAGCTTTGACTGAAGAGGAAAAAGCCGTATTTGGTCTTTTAAAGTCTAACTCGCCGATTGGCCTTAATGTATTGAAAGATCAATCGGGGTTAAGCAATAAAAAATGGGATAAAACCATTAAGGGCTTAACAAAAAACAATCTGGCCAGGGTGAACAAAACGGATAACGGTTTGTTTGTTGAGCTGGCAGATTAA
- a CDS encoding DUF1573 domain-containing protein translates to MLIINQGTHAQSRAQSKVAGEFSFDSKEIDYGSIQQHADGERVFVFTNTGNAPIVITNVRTSCGCTVPTYSKSPILPGKKGEIKVKYDTSRMGPFSKTITVSSNALHTKRVLHIKGTVIKPEHKEADTE, encoded by the coding sequence ATGCTTATTATCAACCAGGGTACGCATGCTCAGAGCCGGGCTCAATCAAAAGTTGCCGGTGAGTTTTCATTTGATTCCAAAGAAATAGATTACGGCAGTATTCAGCAGCATGCCGATGGGGAACGGGTATTTGTATTCACCAATACCGGTAACGCTCCTATTGTAATCACCAATGTAAGAACATCATGCGGATGTACGGTACCGACTTATTCCAAGTCGCCGATCTTACCTGGAAAGAAAGGTGAGATCAAAGTTAAATACGACACCAGCCGAATGGGGCCGTTCAGCAAGACGATTACCGTTTCATCTAATGCATTACACACGAAAAGGGTGTTACACATTAAAGGGACTGTTATAAAACCGGAACACAAAGAGGCTGATACAGAATAG
- a CDS encoding response regulator transcription factor, producing the protein MKLIKHLFFLIIPGLSLNVCAQYKFSGIIDTTAWHNDVYLSIIEDYRHTSGVYPEQIIAKTKADDKGIFTFTGDNLSDNNRIYKIHVDNCRDSDTASSHFNGHCNNSKQILFIARNLDTVFFPISFNNEMFCEVASNNAQTNSLIKTDSLLEEMRFAYAAYQSEANKRLNNKKWFNTLQDFGVQQRDPLAELYIYSFLSDRKNDTHKYYIRDLKENPYYTDLLNRLKNRYPNTDYTHQYETELAADKYMLSSTSGTGFKWTPFLIALLSGSLLANVYLLIRSKKEKREKDAHLINTLSSQEQKVLSLILNNKTNKEIASEIFVSLSTVKTHINNIYKKLGVQSREEVKSLIHKP; encoded by the coding sequence ATGAAATTGATCAAACACCTCTTTTTTCTGATCATCCCAGGCTTGAGCCTGAATGTCTGTGCCCAATACAAGTTCTCCGGAATTATAGACACTACGGCCTGGCACAATGATGTATATCTTTCTATCATTGAAGATTACAGGCATACCTCAGGCGTGTATCCGGAGCAGATCATAGCAAAAACAAAAGCCGACGACAAGGGCATTTTTACATTTACAGGCGATAATTTAAGCGACAACAACAGGATTTATAAGATTCATGTAGACAATTGCCGGGACAGTGATACGGCCTCAAGTCATTTTAACGGGCATTGTAATAACAGCAAGCAGATTTTGTTTATTGCGCGAAATCTCGACACCGTATTCTTCCCTATTTCTTTTAACAATGAGATGTTTTGTGAGGTTGCATCCAATAATGCCCAAACAAATTCTCTTATTAAAACGGATTCTCTGCTGGAAGAAATGAGGTTTGCCTATGCTGCATACCAGAGTGAGGCCAATAAAAGGTTGAATAACAAAAAGTGGTTTAATACCTTACAGGATTTTGGTGTACAACAGCGCGATCCGCTGGCTGAATTATATATCTATTCTTTTCTTTCTGACCGGAAAAATGACACTCATAAATATTACATCCGGGATCTTAAAGAAAACCCGTATTATACCGACTTATTAAACAGGTTAAAAAACCGGTATCCGAATACAGACTACACACATCAATACGAAACGGAACTCGCTGCCGACAAGTATATGTTGTCCAGTACATCGGGCACAGGCTTTAAGTGGACCCCCTTCCTAATCGCTCTTCTGTCGGGATCTCTCCTTGCTAATGTATATTTACTTATACGGTCGAAAAAAGAAAAAAGGGAAAAGGACGCGCATCTTATTAATACGCTTTCATCTCAAGAACAGAAAGTACTGAGTCTTATTTTGAACAATAAGACCAATAAAGAAATTGCTTCCGAAATTTTTGTAAGCCTCAGTACGGTTAAGACCCATATCAACAACATTTATAAAAAGCTTGGGGTCCAGTCGAGGGAAGAGGTTAAATCGCTCATTCACAAACCGTAG
- a CDS encoding YqaE/Pmp3 family membrane protein has translation MSIWRVLLSIVCPPLAVLDKGCGSIIIVFILWLCGWVPGVIAALIILNNPKR, from the coding sequence ATGAGTATTTGGAGGGTTTTATTGTCTATTGTATGTCCGCCTTTAGCGGTTCTGGATAAAGGATGCGGTTCGATAATTATCGTTTTTATACTATGGCTTTGCGGTTGGGTGCCGGGAGTTATAGCAGCCTTAATAATTTTAAACAATCCTAAAAGATAA
- the lipB gene encoding lipoyl(octanoyl) transferase LipB, with product MNKNVIIEDLGLKDYKETWDYQEKLFQSILDIKIKNRRAEAGLETPNYFLLVEHPHVYTLGKSGDLSNLLVNEEQLKDKGATFYKINRGGDITYHGPGQIVGYPILDLDNFFTDIHKYLRFLEEVIILTLADYGIKAERSEGETGVWIDVGTPFARKICAMGVRASRWVTMHGFALNVNADLGYFDNIIPCGIRGKAVTSLNVELGKPEVSMDEVQQKILKHFKELFEVEFVKQKTTV from the coding sequence ATGAACAAGAATGTTATTATAGAAGATCTGGGATTAAAAGATTATAAAGAAACCTGGGATTATCAGGAAAAGCTTTTTCAATCCATCCTGGATATTAAAATTAAGAACAGGAGAGCAGAAGCTGGGCTCGAAACCCCTAACTATTTTCTGTTGGTCGAACATCCGCATGTATATACGTTGGGCAAGAGCGGAGACCTTTCCAACCTGTTGGTAAATGAAGAACAGCTAAAAGATAAAGGGGCGACTTTCTATAAGATTAACAGGGGGGGAGACATCACCTATCACGGACCGGGACAAATTGTAGGATATCCCATCCTTGATTTGGATAACTTTTTTACCGATATTCATAAGTACCTGAGGTTTCTGGAAGAGGTTATCATTTTAACACTTGCCGACTATGGTATAAAAGCAGAGCGATCGGAAGGGGAAACAGGGGTGTGGATTGATGTGGGAACACCTTTCGCCAGAAAAATCTGCGCTATGGGAGTAAGAGCCAGTCGTTGGGTAACCATGCATGGTTTTGCATTAAACGTAAATGCCGACCTGGGGTATTTTGATAATATCATTCCTTGTGGTATCAGAGGAAAGGCGGTAACATCACTTAATGTGGAGTTGGGGAAGCCGGAAGTGTCGATGGATGAAGTGCAGCAAAAAATACTAAAACACTTCAAGGAACTTTTTGAGGTGGAATTTGTGAAGCAAAAGACGACCGTATAA